TTCAGGCGCTCCTCGAAGTCACCGCGGTAGCGGCTACCGGCCACCAGCGAGCCGAGGTCCAGCGTGTAGAGCTGCTTGTCCTTCAGCGTCTCGGGGACCTCGCCGTGCACGATGGCCTGGGCCAGGCCCTCGACGACGGCGGTCTTACCGACGCCGGGCTCACCGATCAGCACCGGGTTGTTCTTGGTGCGGCGGCTCAGCACCTGCATGACCCGCTCGATTTCCTTCTCGCGGCCGATGACCGGATCGAGCTTGCCCTCCATGGCGGCGGCCGTCAGGTTGCGGCCGAACTGATCCAGGACGAGCGAGGTCGACGGGTTACCGGACTCTCCGCCGCGTCCGCCGGTGCCGGCTTCGGCGGCTTCCTTGCCCTGGTAGCCGGACAGCAGCTGGATGACCTGCTGGCGCACCCGGGTGAGTTCGGCGCCGAGCTTCACCAGCACCTGGGCCGCGACGCCCTCGCCCTCACGGATCAGGCCGAGCAGAATGTGCTCGGTGCCGATGTAGTTGTGGCCGAGCTGCAGCGCCTCACGCAGGGAGAGCTCCAGCACCTTCTTGGCACGCGGCGTGAACGGGATGTGCCCCGACGGCGCCTGCTGGCCCTGGCCGATGATCTCCTCGACCTGGCTGCGCACGCCCTCCAGGGAAATGCCCAGCGACTCGAGCGATTTGGCGGCTACGCCCTCACCCTCGTGGATGAGGCCGAGCAGGATGTGCTCGGTGCCGATGTAGTTGTGGTTGAGCATCCGGGCTTCTTCTTGAGCCAGGACGACGACCCGACGGGCACGGTCGGTGAATCTCTCGAACATCGGTATTACCTGCTCTTCCTCACATAGGGCGGAGACGTGCGCCGTGCAGGAACTGCACAGGCACCGCACCTGCCGTCCACTCTAGTGGTCGGGGTCCACGGGTGCTTTCCCTCGGTGCCTCGCATGACAACTTGCTCGGCGCCGCCGGTGCTCACACACCAGTTGAATGTCACAACGCAGAATGACCGTCGAACGTTTCCGGAAAACCGCCGGGATCAGTTCGCCGTGAGCGAAGACGCCCGCGGGCGAGCGACGCGACGGGAATCGGCTCCGCCCCGGATCACCGCTCGGCGATCCGGCAACCGGCGTCTTTTTTGCGAGAATCGGCTCCGAAACCGACCCCGGCCTCCTCAGGTGGCGGCGTGGAAAGCGTCGATGACCTCGGCCGGAATGCGACCACGGGTGGACACATTGTGTCCGTTACGACGGGCCCATTCCCGGATGGCCGCACTCTGCTCACGATCGATGGCCGCCCGGCCGCGTCCCGAGCCGGCCGAACGCCCACGACGGCGCCCGCCCACCCGGCGACCGGCTTCCACCCACTGCTTGAGATCGTTGCGCAGTTTCGTCGCGTTTTTTGCAGAAAGGTCGATCTCATAGCTCACGCCGTCGAGTGCAAATTCGACGGTCTCGTCGGCCGCAGCTTCACCGTCAAAATCATCGACCAGCGTGACGGTTACTTTTTTAGCCATATAGCTCACACGACCCTTCTGTGGCCACTCGTAGATTCACCCCGAACCCCTGCGGCAATGGTGGCACACGAATGGAGGGCGTTCAACAACCAGTCACGTTATGCAAGTCAATGTGAGTGTCTGCGCACAATCGGGAACAAAACGGTCTCCCTAATCGTCAGTCCCGTCAATGCCATGAGCAGGCGGTCAATTCCCATTCCGGTACCCGTGGTGGGCGGCATCGCATACTCCAACGCGGCAAGAAAATCCTCGTCCAGGCGCATTGCCTCGTCATCGCCGGCGGCGGCCGCAGCGGCCTGGGCGACGAAACGTTCGCGCTGCACCACGGGATCGATCAACTCGGAGTAACCGGTCGCCAATTCGAATTTCCGCACATAGAGGTCCCACTTTTCGGTGACACCCGGAATGCTGCGGTGAGCGCGCGTCAGCGGGCTCGTCTCGACCGGGAAGTCACGCACGAAGGTCGGCGCCCACAAGGTCTCGCCCACCGTGTGCTCCCACAGTTCCTCGACCAATTTCCCGTGCCCATAACCGCGGTCGGTGGGAATCTCGACGCCGAGCCGATCGGCGATGGCCAGCAGTCGTTCCAGGGTCGTATCCGGGGTGATCTCTTCCCCCAGTGCCGCCGACAACGACGGATACATTTCCAGGGTCTGCCATTCACCGTCGAAGTCGTAGGTGCTGCCATCGGGCAACTCCACCTGACGGGTGCCCAGGGCTTCGTCGGCGACTTCCTGAATCAGTTCACGGGTGACGATGGCGGAATCGTCGTATGTACCGTAAGCCTGATAAGTCTCCAACATCGCGAATTCCGGAGAATGTGTGGAATCCGCACCTTCGTTTCGAAAGTTCCGATTCAACTCGAAGACCTTCTCGAAACCGCCGACCAGACAGCGCTTGAGGAACAACTCCGGAGCGATACGCAGATAGAGGTCGGTGTCGAGCGCATTCGAGTGTGTGACGAACGGCCTGGCAGCCGCGCCGCCGGGCAGGGTCTGCAGCATCGGCGTCTCGACCTCGAGGAAACCCCGCCGCTCCAGCGCCGAGCGCACCGCCCGCACCACGGCGATGCGCTGCCGGGCGATGGAGCGCGCCTCGGGACGCACGATCAGGTCCACATAGCGCTGCCGAACCCGCGATTCCTCGCTCATCTCCTTGTGCGCGACCGGAAGCGGGCGCAATGCCTTGGAGACGATTTGCCAGGAATCGGCCAGCACAGACAATTCGCCGCGCCGGGAACTGATGACCTGTCCGTGCGCGAAGACGATGTCCCCGAGATCGACGTCGGCCTTCCAGGCGTCCAGCGACTCCTGGCCGACCTCGGCGAGGCTGATCATCAGCTGCAACTGGGTGCCGTCACCGTCCTGCAGGGTGGCGAAGCAGAGCTTGCCGGTGTTGCGGGCGAACACCACCCGGGCGGCGACGCCGACCATCTCGCCGGTCTGGGTGTCAGCGGCCAGCTCGGGGTAGGCGGCCCGCAGTTCGGCCAGCGAATGGGTGCGTGCCACCTGCACCGGATAGGGGTCGCGCCCCTCGGCGATCAAGCGCTCACGCTTGGCCTGCCGGATCCGGTACTGCTCAGGGGTGTCGTCATGATCAGATGCATCGGACGGCGGCGCGGCTGGCTCGTCATTAGAACTCACGGACAGCCAGCTTAATCAGCGGCGCCCGCGCTGGTTGTCGCGGTTGCGTTCGAACACCAGCCGCAGCCCCTCCAGCGTCAGGTGCTGCTCGTAGTGCTCGACGGTGCGCAGGTCGGGCAGCACCAGCGGAGCGGAGTTGCCGGTGGCGACGACGGCGACGTCACTGCCACCGAAACCGGCGACATCGGCGCGGATGCGTTCGACCAGCCCATCCACCAACGAGGCGAAACCGAACACCGCACCGGCCTGCATGCACTCCACGGTGTTCTTGCCGATCACCGACCGCGGGCGGGTCAGCTCGACCCGGCGCAGCGCCGCGGATCTCGCGGCGGCGGCATCGGAAGACACCTGTACACCCGGCGCGATGGCCCCGCCGAGGAACTCGCCCTTGGCCGACACCACGTCCACGCAGATCGACGAGCCGAAGTCGACCACGATGGCCGGGGCCTTGTACTTGTGGAAAGCGGCCAGGCAGTTGATGATCCGGTCGGCACCCACTTCCTTCGGGTTGTCCACCAGCAGCGGGATGCCGGTCCGGACCCCGGGCTCGATGAGCACATGCGGCACCGCCGGCCAGTACTGCTCCAGCATCAACCGGATCTCGTGCAGCACCGAGGGAACCGTGGACAGTGCCGCGGCACCGGTCAGCTGTTCGGTGTCCTCACCGATCAGTCCGTCGATGGTCAGCGCGAGTTCGTCTGCGGTGACCTCGGATTCGGTGCGGATCCGCCAGTTCTGCACCACCTTGGCGTGGTCTCCGGATCCGGCGATGAGCCCGACGACGGTGTGCGTGTTGCGGACGTCTATTGCAAGCAGCATCGTTCAGCGCGGCGACATCAGGCCGGACGCATCCGCCGGCACGTACGCGGGGTCATGGGCGTGCTCGCCCAGGTCGATCTGCCGGTTGGCGTTGTCGACGAACACGATCCTGGGCTGGTACTCGCGCGCCTGCGCGTCCTGCATGGCGGCGTAGGCGATCAGGATGACCAGATCGCCGGGGTGCACCAGATGCGCTGCGGCGCCGTTGATCCCGATGACGCCGCTACCGCGCTCACCGGTGATGGCGTAGGTCACCAGCCGGTTCCCGTTGTCGATGTCGACGATGGTGACCTGCTCGCCCTCCAGTAGATCCGCCGCGTCCATCAGATCGGCGTCGATGGTCACCGAACCCACATAGTGCAGATCCGCCTGGGTGACGGTGGCACGATGGATCTTGGACTTGAGCATCGTCCGTATCATCAGTTCCTCCAGGGCAATTCGTGTCCGTCGAACGGGACATCCGGCCCCGGGCCCGAGGGCACGCCGATGTCGATGGCGATGTTGTCCAGCAGCCGGGTGCTGCCGAGCCGGGCGGCCACCAGCATCCGGGCCCTGCCGGTCTCCGGTGCGGGCCCGAGCCAGTTGTTCCGGACCTCCAGGTAGTCGACGCCGATATCGGGCACCTCGTCGAGCACGGCGCGGGCGGCGTCCAGCGCGGCCGACGCCCCCTCCCCCGCCGCGTACACGCCGGCCAGCAGCGCCGACGGGATGGCGAGCGCCTGCTCGCGCTGCACCGCGTCGAGGTAACGGTTGCGCGAGGACATGGCCAGCCCGTCAGCCTCGCGGACGATCGGCACCGCGACGATGCGGGTGTCCAGATTGAGGTCGTCGGCCATCTGCCGGATCAGCACCAGCTGCTGGTAGTCCTTCTCCCCGAAGAACGCCCGGTCCGGCGCGACGATCTGGAGCAGCTTGCACACGACGGTCAGCATTCCAGCGAAATGCGTTGGCCGCGAAGCTCCTTCGAGTTCCTCTCCGAGCGGACCCGGCTGCACGGTGGTGCGCGGCCCGGTCGGGTACATGTCGTTCGCGGTGGGGGTGAACGCGATGTCGACGCCCTCGGCCCGCAGCGCCGCCAGGTCCTCGTCGAGGGTGCGCGGGTAGGCGTCGAGATCCTCCCCGGCGCCGAACTGCAACGGGTTGACGAAGATGGACACCACCACGGCCGACCCCGGCACCTGCCGGGCCTTGCGGATGAGGGTCAGATGCCCCTCGTGCAGGGCGCCCATGGTCGGCACCAGCATCACCCGCCGGCCTGCGCCCCGCAGCGCCCGGGTCACGTCGGCGACATCGGCGGGCCTGCGGTAGACGTTGAGCTCACCCGCGGTGAAGGTCGGCTTCTTGCGTTCGGTCACGGTTGGCCTGTCCCATTCGTCTGGAGCACTTCGAATACTTCCTCCGGTGCGTGCGCACGCTCGGCGGTGCGCAGCGAATTCGCCCGATAGGCTTGCGCCAGTTCGGGATCGGTTTCACTCAGGGCCTGCAGATGCCTACCGAGCGAGTCGGCGTCACCGCGAGCCACCGGGCCGGTCAGGGCCGCCTGCCCACGCTGCAGGGCATTCTCCAGCGACGCCCGTGCCAGCGGCGCGACGATCCGTTCGGCCAGCCCACCCGGTGCGTCGACGATCAGTTCCTGGCCGAGTAGTTCCTGCCCGCGCAGCGCGGCCCGCAGCGCCTCGACGGCATCGAGGACGACCGTCGTGACGTGGTTTCCGGCATGCGCGAGTGCGGCGTGGTACAGCGCGCGGGCGTCCTCGCGGACCCGGAACGGCTCGCCGCCGATCTCCAGCACCAGCGACTGCCCGATCGCGTAGCCGATCTCGTCGGCGGCCGTCACCCCGAAGCAGGCGTCGGACAGCCGGTCGATGTCCTCGTCGGCGCCGGTGAACGTCATGGCCGGGTGGATCGCCAGCGGGATGCAGCCCTGGGCGGTCAGCGGCTCCAGGACGCCGATCCCGTTGATACCCGAGGTGTGCACGACGATCGCACCGGGACGGACCGCGCCGGTCGCGGCCAGCCCGGAGACCAGGGCGCCGAGTTCGGCGTCGGGGACCGCGAGCACCAGCAACTCGGCGCGCCCGGCGACCTCCTGGACCGGGAGCACCGCGGTGTCGGGCAGCCGGCGGGCGGCACGCAGCCGGGATTCGTTGGAGATCGCGCTGCACGCCACGACGACGTGCTCGCAACGCTCGAGCGCCACGCCGAGCGCGGTGCCCACCCGGCCGGCGGAGATGATGCCGACGGTGAGGCGAGCTGGACGGAGTCCGTCGACCATGACAGACGACCTCGCAAACTCTTCGGTGATAAACGTTGCGGTCCCGCACTGCGGGTACCGGACGGCCGTGCCGAGCCTAGCTCACTCCTCGCGGCGTCGACGCCGGCCACCGGTCGTGGGCGTCGCCTGCAGCCGCGAGAGCAGTTCGGAGACAGGCTGGCCACCGGCGTGCTGACCGCTCTCGGCCTCCGGCTCCTCATCCGGGCCCTGCGGTTCGTCGGCGCCGCGGTGCCGGGACTGGGCCACGGGTCCCGCCGGCGCCTCCTCCGGGGCGGCACGCCATCTGCGCGGGGGCGCCGGCTCGGGCTCGCCGGGCACGGCGTGCCGGGCCCGGCGCGGCGTGCCGGTCTGTTCGGCCTCGCTGCTGTAGTGCCGGCCGCGGCGATCGGGCTCAACCTCCGGCGCGGGCGGCTCGGGGACAGGCTGCGGGGGCGACACCGGTGGTGTCGGTGCCACTGGTGGTGTCGGTGCGGGGGCCGGCGGCGGGGCCCACTGGCTCGGTGGCGGTGTGGTTGGTGGTGGCGGTGGAGCGGGAGGAGGCGGGCTCTCGGCCCGGCGCTGCTGCCACGGCGCGGGATCCTCGGTTTCCGACGGCCGCCGGTGCGCGCCACCGAACAGCTCCACCGGTTCCGAGGGCGTCCATCTGAACTCCGGTGGCTGCGGTTCGGCGGGCACGTCGATGATCGGGCTTTCCTCGGTCCGCGGCTCGGCCTCCGCTCGCACCGGTGTGTCGACCCGGCTGGCGATCACCCGGCCCGCAGGGCGGTCCGTCTCCAGTGCGGGGCGCGCCTCCAGGTCGGTGTCGAACAGGATCTCCAGACTGGTGCGCAGCGCCGCGAGTTCGGCCCGCAGCGCGGCGACCTCGTCGGCCGCCTGGGCGCGCAGTTCGGCTGAGAGGTCCCGGCGCAGTTGCGCCTCCACCGCCAACTCGTACTCCCGGCGCGCGGAGATCTCGCGGTCGAGCTGGAGGTCGTAGACGTACTTGAGGTCGCGCACCTTGGCCTGGTCGAGATCGCTCTGGCGCCGGTAGATGAACGATACGAAGGCCGCGGCGACGGCTGCCCACAACGACAGCACCACAGCCAACTTGAGCAGTTCGACCCGATTGGTGAAGACCAGCACCGTGCTGGCGACGATGGCCAGCACCAGCAACACCGTCAGCAGGACCCAACCCGGCCTGCGGTTGACGCGTCGAACGCGCACGCCGCGGGACGGATCGGTCATGGGGCGACTGTACCGTTCACCGTTGCGTCGGCGTGTCGACCGGTCCGGCGATTCGGCTACTCGGGTGCCGCACCGAGCCGATCCTGGTCCTCATCGCGGTCCTCGGGCGACTTGCAGCAATGCTGCAACCACAGTCCGGCGGCCAGTAACGCCAGCGCGCACAGCGCCGCGACCGCCGCGCCGGCGGTGTCCTGCTCGGCCACCCGCATGCTGTGCCGGCGCGGCAGCAGATAGCCGAGAACCCCGATCCACCAACCCAGTACCACGGCACCGACCCACGCCGAGGCCTTCGCGATGACCACGGACCGGGCCACCGCGAGCGGATGCAGCCGGCCCGCGCCGATGCCGATCTGCCCCTCGGCGATCCGGGTGCGGATGAGGTGCCCCCAGACCGCCTCGGCGATCGCCACCGCGGCCAGCGACACCCCGGTCCACACCGTGATCGGCGGGAACCACCGGTAGGTGAAGGTGACCAGCAGATAGCAGACGACGGCCGCGACACCCGTCCCCGCCGCGAGGTCGCGCTTTCGGGTCGGCCCCATCAGGGCTCCAAGGCCAGGTCGGTGCGCCGCACGCCGGCGCGTTCCTGCGCGTCGAGCTGATCCAGCAGGTCGGCCACCGGTCGGCCGGACAGTTGCGCGCCGGGGTCGGCGGCCAGCCAGGGCACCAGCACGAAGGCCCGCTGCTGCGCGAACGGATGGGGCAGCCTGAGTTCGGGGTCATCGGAACGTATCTCGGTGGCGCCGTCGCGGCAGCTGATCACGTCGACGTCGAGAGTGCGTGGACCCCAGTGCACCTCACGCACCCGGTCGGCCGCGGCCTCCAGTCGCTGACCGCGGCGCAGCCAGCCGTGGCCGTCGCAGGATGGGTCGTCGGCGATCAGCACGGCGTTGAGGAAGGCCCCCTGCTCGACCCCGCCCCAGGCGTCGGTCTCATATACCGGGGAGACCGCCACGATGCGGGCGCCCGCCTCGGCCATCCCGGTGACCACGGACTGCAGATGGGCCAGCCGGTCGCCCAGATTGGACCCGATGGACAGCACCGCGGTGCTCACGGCGCCGCCCCCCGACCACCGCGGCGGGACCGGCGGGCCACCACCGCAACGTCGGTGAACGTCAACGGAATGGGGGCGCTGGGCTTGTGCACGACGACCTCGACCGCGTGCACCCGCTCGTCGGTCATCACATCCTCGGCGATCTCGGCGGCCACCGTCTCGATGAGGTCGCGGGCCGGTCCGCCGACGATCGCCGCCGCCCGGGTGGCCAGGGTGCCGTAGTCCAGGGTGTCGGCGAGGTCGTCGGAGGCGGCCGCCGCGGCGAGGTCGATCCACACCGTCACATCGACGATGAAGTCCTGGCCGTCCCGGCGTTCATGCTCGAAGACGCCGTGGTTACCCCGAACGGTCAAGCCGCGCAGTTCGATTCGGTCAGCCACCGGCCTGCCTTCCCTGAGTCCACGACTGGACCACCTTGATCGCGTCCACCGATGCCCTTACATCGTGCACCCGCACGCCCCATGCGCCCTGCTGGGCCGCCAGCGCCGAGATCACCGCCGTCGCGGTCTCCCGCCCGTCGGCCGGGCGCATCTCGCCGTCCGCACCGGCCAACAGCGACCCGAGGAAGCGCTTGCGCGACGCCCCGACCAGCACCGGGAAACCGGTGTCCACGAAGGCCGGCAGCGCCTGCAGCAGCTGCCAATTGTGTTGTGCGGTCTTGGCGAACCCCAGACCGGGGTCGATGATCACCTTCGCCGGGTCGACACCGGCCGCGACGGCGTCGTCCACGCTGCGCAGCAGTTCCGCCCGGACCTCGGCCACCACGTCGGTGTAGGAGGGCACCTGGTGCGGGGCGTCGGCGCGGACGGACCGCCAGTGCATCAGCACCCACGGCACGCCCGCATCGGCCAGCACCGCGGCCATGTTCGGGTCCGCCAGACCGCCGGACACGTCGTTGACGATCTGGGCTCCGCTCTCCAGCGCGGCACTGGCCACCGAGGAGTGCATGGTGTCGATGCTGACGGTGAGCCCCTCCGCGGCGAGGTCGGCGATCACCGGCCGCACCCGGGCGCTCTCGATCTGCGGGTCCACCCGGGTGGCACCGGGGCGCGTCGACTCACCGCCGACGTCGATGATGGTCGCGCCCGCGGCCGCCAGCTCCAGCGCCCGCGCGACGGCACGGTCGCGATCCAGAAACAGCCCGCCATCGGAGAACGAGTCCTCGGTGACGTTCACGACACCCATCACCTGGATGCCCGTCACCTGCCTGCCGGGCCCGCTCACCGCCGGAGGATCAGTTCCAGCGCCTCGGACCGCGATGCCTTGTCGGTCTTGAACTGTCCGCGCACCGCGGAGGTGGTGGTGATCGCGCCGGGCTTGCGCACACCGCGCATCGCCATACACAGGTGCTCGGCCTCGACGACGACGATGACCCCGCGCGGGTCGAGCTTGCGCATCAGGGCGTCGGCGATCTGCGCGGTCAGACGCTCCTGCACCTGGGGGCGCTTGGCGTACAGGTCGACGAGCCGGGCGATCTTGGACAGTCCGGTCACCCGGCCGTCCAGCCCGGGGATGTACCCGACGTGGGCGACCCCGTGGAAGGACACCAGGTGGTGCTCGCAGGTGGAGTACATCGGGATTTCCTTGACCAGCACCAGTTCGTCATGCTGCTCGTCGAAGGTGGTGTTGAGCACCGCGTCCGGGTCGGTGTACAGGCCGCCGAAGATCTCCTTGTAGGCGCGGGCCACCCGGGCGGGGGTGTCCACCAGACCGTGCCGGTCCGGGTCCTCTCCGACCGCGATCAGCAGCTCTCGGACGGCAGCCTCGGCCCGAGCCTGATCGAAGTTCACCGGAGTGAACGCCGTCGTCTCGGCGAGGTTGTTTCCCGACGTCGTCATCGACGCTCCGTTCATGTCAGCC
This region of Mycolicibacterium diernhoferi genomic DNA includes:
- the lsr2 gene encoding histone-like nucleoid-structuring protein Lsr2, with product MAKKVTVTLVDDFDGEAAADETVEFALDGVSYEIDLSAKNATKLRNDLKQWVEAGRRVGGRRRGRSAGSGRGRAAIDREQSAAIREWARRNGHNVSTRGRIPAEVIDAFHAAT
- the lysS gene encoding lysine--tRNA ligase, with product MSSNDEPAAPPSDASDHDDTPEQYRIRQAKRERLIAEGRDPYPVQVARTHSLAELRAAYPELAADTQTGEMVGVAARVVFARNTGKLCFATLQDGDGTQLQLMISLAEVGQESLDAWKADVDLGDIVFAHGQVISSRRGELSVLADSWQIVSKALRPLPVAHKEMSEESRVRQRYVDLIVRPEARSIARQRIAVVRAVRSALERRGFLEVETPMLQTLPGGAAARPFVTHSNALDTDLYLRIAPELFLKRCLVGGFEKVFELNRNFRNEGADSTHSPEFAMLETYQAYGTYDDSAIVTRELIQEVADEALGTRQVELPDGSTYDFDGEWQTLEMYPSLSAALGEEITPDTTLERLLAIADRLGVEIPTDRGYGHGKLVEELWEHTVGETLWAPTFVRDFPVETSPLTRAHRSIPGVTEKWDLYVRKFELATGYSELIDPVVQRERFVAQAAAAAAGDDEAMRLDEDFLAALEYAMPPTTGTGMGIDRLLMALTGLTIRETVLFPIVRRHSH
- a CDS encoding type III pantothenate kinase codes for the protein MLLAIDVRNTHTVVGLIAGSGDHAKVVQNWRIRTESEVTADELALTIDGLIGEDTEQLTGAAALSTVPSVLHEIRLMLEQYWPAVPHVLIEPGVRTGIPLLVDNPKEVGADRIINCLAAFHKYKAPAIVVDFGSSICVDVVSAKGEFLGGAIAPGVQVSSDAAAARSAALRRVELTRPRSVIGKNTVECMQAGAVFGFASLVDGLVERIRADVAGFGGSDVAVVATGNSAPLVLPDLRTVEHYEQHLTLEGLRLVFERNRDNQRGRR
- the panD gene encoding aspartate 1-decarboxylase; the protein is MIRTMLKSKIHRATVTQADLHYVGSVTIDADLMDAADLLEGEQVTIVDIDNGNRLVTYAITGERGSGVIGINGAAAHLVHPGDLVILIAYAAMQDAQAREYQPRIVFVDNANRQIDLGEHAHDPAYVPADASGLMSPR
- the panC gene encoding pantoate--beta-alanine ligase, encoding MTERKKPTFTAGELNVYRRPADVADVTRALRGAGRRVMLVPTMGALHEGHLTLIRKARQVPGSAVVVSIFVNPLQFGAGEDLDAYPRTLDEDLAALRAEGVDIAFTPTANDMYPTGPRTTVQPGPLGEELEGASRPTHFAGMLTVVCKLLQIVAPDRAFFGEKDYQQLVLIRQMADDLNLDTRIVAVPIVREADGLAMSSRNRYLDAVQREQALAIPSALLAGVYAAGEGASAALDAARAVLDEVPDIGVDYLEVRNNWLGPAPETGRARMLVAARLGSTRLLDNIAIDIGVPSGPGPDVPFDGHELPWRN
- a CDS encoding Rossmann-like and DUF2520 domain-containing protein encodes the protein MVDGLRPARLTVGIISAGRVGTALGVALERCEHVVVACSAISNESRLRAARRLPDTAVLPVQEVAGRAELLVLAVPDAELGALVSGLAATGAVRPGAIVVHTSGINGIGVLEPLTAQGCIPLAIHPAMTFTGADEDIDRLSDACFGVTAADEIGYAIGQSLVLEIGGEPFRVREDARALYHAALAHAGNHVTTVVLDAVEALRAALRGQELLGQELIVDAPGGLAERIVAPLARASLENALQRGQAALTGPVARGDADSLGRHLQALSETDPELAQAYRANSLRTAERAHAPEEVFEVLQTNGTGQP
- a CDS encoding DUF6779 domain-containing protein, with protein sequence MTDPSRGVRVRRVNRRPGWVLLTVLLVLAIVASTVLVFTNRVELLKLAVVLSLWAAVAAAFVSFIYRRQSDLDQAKVRDLKYVYDLQLDREISARREYELAVEAQLRRDLSAELRAQAADEVAALRAELAALRTSLEILFDTDLEARPALETDRPAGRVIASRVDTPVRAEAEPRTEESPIIDVPAEPQPPEFRWTPSEPVELFGGAHRRPSETEDPAPWQQRRAESPPPPAPPPPPTTPPPSQWAPPPAPAPTPPVAPTPPVSPPQPVPEPPAPEVEPDRRGRHYSSEAEQTGTPRRARHAVPGEPEPAPPRRWRAAPEEAPAGPVAQSRHRGADEPQGPDEEPEAESGQHAGGQPVSELLSRLQATPTTGGRRRRREE
- a CDS encoding DUF3180 domain-containing protein, with amino-acid sequence MGPTRKRDLAAGTGVAAVVCYLLVTFTYRWFPPITVWTGVSLAAVAIAEAVWGHLIRTRIAEGQIGIGAGRLHPLAVARSVVIAKASAWVGAVVLGWWIGVLGYLLPRRHSMRVAEQDTAGAAVAALCALALLAAGLWLQHCCKSPEDRDEDQDRLGAAPE
- the folK gene encoding 2-amino-4-hydroxy-6-hydroxymethyldihydropteridine diphosphokinase — its product is MSTAVLSIGSNLGDRLAHLQSVVTGMAEAGARIVAVSPVYETDAWGGVEQGAFLNAVLIADDPSCDGHGWLRRGQRLEAAADRVREVHWGPRTLDVDVISCRDGATEIRSDDPELRLPHPFAQQRAFVLVPWLAADPGAQLSGRPVADLLDQLDAQERAGVRRTDLALEP
- the folB gene encoding dihydroneopterin aldolase gives rise to the protein MADRIELRGLTVRGNHGVFEHERRDGQDFIVDVTVWIDLAAAAASDDLADTLDYGTLATRAAAIVGGPARDLIETVAAEIAEDVMTDERVHAVEVVVHKPSAPIPLTFTDVAVVARRSRRGGRGAAP
- the folP gene encoding dihydropteroate synthase; this encodes MGVVNVTEDSFSDGGLFLDRDRAVARALELAAAGATIIDVGGESTRPGATRVDPQIESARVRPVIADLAAEGLTVSIDTMHSSVASAALESGAQIVNDVSGGLADPNMAAVLADAGVPWVLMHWRSVRADAPHQVPSYTDVVAEVRAELLRSVDDAVAAGVDPAKVIIDPGLGFAKTAQHNWQLLQALPAFVDTGFPVLVGASRKRFLGSLLAGADGEMRPADGRETATAVISALAAQQGAWGVRVHDVRASVDAIKVVQSWTQGRQAGG
- the folE gene encoding GTP cyclohydrolase I FolE yields the protein MTTSGNNLAETTAFTPVNFDQARAEAAVRELLIAVGEDPDRHGLVDTPARVARAYKEIFGGLYTDPDAVLNTTFDEQHDELVLVKEIPMYSTCEHHLVSFHGVAHVGYIPGLDGRVTGLSKIARLVDLYAKRPQVQERLTAQIADALMRKLDPRGVIVVVEAEHLCMAMRGVRKPGAITTTSAVRGQFKTDKASRSEALELILRR